From Solibacillus isronensis, the proteins below share one genomic window:
- a CDS encoding acyl-CoA thioesterase: protein MYISETTVEVRYAETDQMGVVYHANYLVWCEIGRTQIVKDLGFNYAKLEEDGYLSPVMDFSIQYKAAMRYGQTATVRTWIEEHTKLRTTYGYEILHEDGTVAVTAKSQHILVKKENFRPVALKKIDAAWDAKYAEVAKIQS, encoded by the coding sequence ATGTATATTTCAGAAACAACAGTAGAAGTGCGCTATGCCGAGACAGATCAGATGGGTGTCGTTTATCATGCCAATTATCTCGTTTGGTGCGAAATCGGGCGTACGCAAATTGTGAAGGATTTAGGATTTAACTATGCGAAGCTTGAAGAAGACGGCTATTTGTCGCCTGTTATGGATTTTTCGATTCAATATAAAGCGGCGATGCGCTATGGTCAAACGGCTACAGTTCGCACATGGATTGAAGAACATACGAAGCTGCGCACTACATACGGCTATGAAATTCTGCATGAAGACGGTACCGTTGCAGTAACGGCGAAGTCTCAGCATATTTTAGTGAAAAAGGAAAACTTCCGTCCGGTCGCATTGAAGAAGATTGATGCTGCTTGGGATGCCAAATATGCGGAAGTTGCGAAAATTCAAAGTTAA
- a CDS encoding DUF6944 family repetitive protein, which yields MNSFESNHRNISGKQNNSLNKWDNMIYPDKRNKQSNSNKIDKNNSNITAIAGNWIVAIGSLLSAIASTPSNIFTQQTLTDFNLIGNILEAGGSAVVSETEDALLNKVGDQLQAIGNLATVAGILSKNEQSGQLLEKQGSLLQVVGLGIVINTEGKLTLLETISNTGNIIQLIGTVIEVFADTDTKEGEVMNAVGAWIQVVGAVITALATE from the coding sequence ATGAACTCTTTTGAATCAAATCACCGTAATATTTCTGGAAAACAAAATAACTCTTTAAATAAATGGGATAACATGATTTATCCCGATAAACGTAATAAACAGAGTAACTCAAATAAAATTGATAAAAATAACTCAAATATTACTGCCATTGCAGGAAATTGGATTGTAGCAATTGGGTCATTACTATCTGCAATAGCGAGTACACCCTCAAATATTTTTACTCAACAAACACTAACCGATTTTAATTTAATTGGGAATATTTTAGAAGCTGGAGGAAGTGCGGTCGTATCAGAGACCGAGGACGCCTTATTAAATAAAGTTGGCGATCAACTTCAAGCTATAGGCAATTTAGCTACTGTAGCAGGAATACTGTCTAAAAATGAGCAATCAGGTCAACTTTTAGAAAAGCAGGGTAGCCTTCTTCAAGTAGTAGGGTTAGGAATCGTCATTAATACTGAAGGAAAATTAACTCTTTTAGAAACAATATCTAATACCGGTAATATCATTCAATTAATTGGGACTGTGATAGAGGTTTTTGCGGATACTGATACAAAAGAAGGAGAAGTAATGAATGCGGTCGGTGCTTGGATACAAGTGGTGGGAGCTGTTATTACAGCATTGGCTACCGAATAA
- a CDS encoding ABC transporter ATP-binding protein, with product MIHIENIHLYRNDKKILNDLSWHVQKGQHWAILGLNGSGKTTLLKVINGYIWPNEGKVQVLGETYGKTYIPKLRTRIGWVSNAMIDNFNWQDNAIEIVLSGKFGALRLFNDVTEEEIDHAVSIMKHFHCDHLANKSFEHLSQGERQRVQIARAIMADPEILILDEPCGGLDLIERENLLQTIEQIAQAENGPTLIYVTHHVEEILPCFSHVLLMKDGKNVEANAREVVLTDELLSDFFGREISLQIERERAWVAIK from the coding sequence ATGATACATATTGAAAATATCCATTTATATCGCAATGACAAAAAGATTTTAAATGATTTAAGCTGGCATGTTCAAAAGGGACAGCATTGGGCTATTTTAGGGTTAAACGGCTCCGGCAAAACGACGTTGCTGAAAGTTATTAACGGCTATATTTGGCCAAATGAAGGTAAGGTCCAAGTACTGGGTGAAACATATGGCAAGACGTATATACCGAAACTGCGGACGCGGATCGGCTGGGTCAGCAATGCGATGATCGATAACTTCAACTGGCAGGATAATGCAATTGAAATCGTGCTCAGCGGAAAATTCGGTGCCCTTCGCCTTTTCAATGATGTGACGGAAGAAGAAATTGACCATGCGGTTTCTATTATGAAGCATTTTCACTGTGACCATTTAGCAAATAAATCATTCGAGCATTTGTCTCAAGGTGAACGGCAGCGTGTTCAAATAGCAAGGGCCATTATGGCGGATCCGGAAATTTTAATATTGGATGAGCCATGTGGCGGTCTGGACTTAATCGAACGGGAAAACTTGCTGCAAACAATAGAACAGATTGCACAAGCAGAAAACGGCCCTACCCTAATTTACGTGACGCATCATGTAGAAGAAATACTTCCTTGTTTTAGCCATGTACTTTTAATGAAAGACGGAAAAAATGTCGAAGCCAATGCACGCGAAGTTGTTTTAACAGACGAATTATTAAGCGATTTCTTCGGGCGGGAAATTAGTTTGCAGATTGAACGCGAACGTGCCTGGGTCGCAATTAAATAA
- the metA gene encoding homoserine O-acetyltransferase MetA codes for MPINIPKHLPAGELLRKEKIFVMEEDRAKTQQIRPLNILVFNLMPEKEKTELQLLRLLGNTPLQVDVTFLNTATYESKNVSKSHLDTFYRTFDQVKHRRFDGLIITGAPVEKMDFEDVGYWNEITHVMDWADEHVTSIMYICWGAQAALYHHFGIGKFELPKKCSGVYSHVITDLTVDLVRGFSDEYVAPHSRHTSVSIDEVRAHPDLRLLSYSDDAGVFIVQSKNNKHIMITGHLEYDATTLSDEYFRDIEKDPDNTEIPINYFPNNDPLQAPKNVWRAHSHLLFYNWLNYYVYQETPYEWHYVDENIEYHI; via the coding sequence ATGCCGATTAATATTCCGAAACATTTACCGGCGGGTGAGCTGCTTAGAAAAGAGAAGATTTTCGTCATGGAGGAAGACCGTGCGAAAACACAACAAATTCGACCGTTAAATATTTTAGTGTTTAATTTAATGCCTGAAAAAGAGAAAACCGAACTGCAGTTGCTGCGCTTACTCGGTAATACACCATTACAGGTGGATGTGACATTTTTAAACACGGCTACATACGAATCAAAAAATGTTTCCAAATCGCATTTAGATACTTTTTACCGGACGTTCGACCAAGTGAAGCACCGTCGCTTTGATGGGCTCATTATTACAGGAGCGCCAGTAGAGAAAATGGATTTTGAAGATGTTGGCTACTGGAATGAGATTACGCATGTTATGGACTGGGCAGATGAACATGTCACTTCGATTATGTATATATGTTGGGGCGCCCAAGCTGCATTGTATCATCATTTTGGCATCGGAAAATTCGAATTGCCGAAGAAATGCTCCGGTGTTTATTCCCATGTGATTACGGATTTAACAGTAGATTTAGTGCGGGGATTCAGTGATGAGTATGTGGCACCTCATTCACGCCACACGTCGGTTTCAATTGATGAAGTGCGAGCACACCCTGACTTGCGACTATTAAGCTATTCGGATGATGCAGGCGTGTTTATCGTGCAATCGAAAAACAATAAACATATTATGATTACAGGGCATCTGGAATATGATGCAACGACCTTATCGGATGAGTATTTCCGCGATATTGAGAAAGATCCGGACAATACGGAAATTCCGATCAACTATTTCCCGAATAACGACCCGTTGCAGGCACCGAAAAATGTTTGGCGTGCCCATTCGCATCTGTTGTTCTACAACTGGCTGAACTACTACGTATACCAAGAAACGCCGTATGAATGGCATTACGTCGATGAAAATATTGAATATCATATTTAA
- a CDS encoding YczE/YyaS/YitT family protein, producing MNHTITITKRISIYIIGLFLLSLGATFSILAGIGVSPVTSLPYAFALITPLSVGITTVLANFVFIVLQAIILKKIRWKNFFIQLIISFLFGFFMDFTIWLTKGLPEATSIVLIIVYLAISLIIVALALLLYFTANLPTMPYDSLTHVIANTWKMPFSKAKITSDMLNVVLSLVICLLFIQSFGAIGIGTFIAAYGIGKIVGVLLHKLQPSLKQWVFKNN from the coding sequence ATGAATCATACAATCACAATTACAAAAAGAATTAGCATTTACATAATTGGTTTATTTCTACTTTCACTTGGTGCTACATTTTCAATTTTGGCAGGTATCGGTGTTTCTCCTGTAACCTCTTTACCTTATGCATTTGCTTTAATTACACCTTTGTCAGTTGGTATTACAACCGTATTAGCTAATTTTGTTTTTATAGTTTTACAAGCAATAATATTAAAAAAAATACGTTGGAAGAATTTTTTCATACAATTAATTATTTCCTTTTTATTCGGTTTTTTTATGGATTTCACGATTTGGTTAACAAAAGGCTTACCTGAAGCAACTTCAATTGTTCTTATTATTGTGTATTTAGCAATAAGCTTAATAATTGTTGCCTTAGCTTTACTGTTATATTTCACAGCGAATTTACCGACGATGCCATATGATTCACTTACGCATGTCATTGCGAACACTTGGAAAATGCCATTCAGTAAAGCAAAAATTACAAGTGACATGCTAAATGTCGTACTTTCACTTGTGATTTGTTTACTATTTATTCAATCATTTGGCGCTATTGGTATAGGTACGTTCATTGCTGCCTATGGTATTGGGAAAATAGTTGGTGTTTTGCTTCACAAACTTCAACCCTCATTAAAACAATGGGTGTTTAAAAACAACTAA
- a CDS encoding AAA domain-containing protein, with protein sequence MAPKTIANIQTRCHILLTNTAREAMKEHVPDEHAFFNLQQYFIVAIEKVSVDAEQTHLSIFFDNDKNVKLKNKFEERVVIMDCVFDRKNGLVAKSFRTRGKGTPVVTNRRATMKIHFVASRISGHTYQDPFLKAIDELPIAQERFDYVNKRISSWEGYLKVLNKNADIEDIHARFSSVTFDADFSHMTVRINNLDKKQWKQLDGLSARLRGYVQEIGDVAKIRRNENTVEIALKPYYSNLARRNELQFQSEDIEFSNAATKSQLKRLLKGFERLKEGLAANANLETILFEDKPVIAERRKTVPLNFHNRLNPYQQQAVEGAMSSEDLYVIQGPPGTGKTTVISEICYQNAKAGLKTLVASQSNLAVDNALSRLLSNKDIRILRYGRTESIEEEGKRFIEENVATYWQEQTFEAIGHEISLHERKEQLLNNEINEAQNEIAALEQKQKELELQIEQKEAAKAELHILAEKILALKKQLTECKKELEDNERKLEKLQATQSTVAETVANFEQQVKDGLTVEQLTEQAQQLKEARENFQQQLTQSHYKAQLDQFQQRFNAVKTKIEKTNETSQYDLLIDKIASLKKVYEIEEFMSEYNIRRNYAMDRLLTALDRIQPQMEQYKPIKDVKERLEKALHYSETALGIHVTPDRLDMGHHYTLEEIQEFLTKLSIAFRDRRVNAQNGTRSIQGVHLRMQYIEQLNNKYMDAIRETVLIFEKLKEEIILQFKEQNDVKAQHLQQLEEEATTVKSQMDAINEKIDPSITLNHSTDELEELLATNELDQMKTETQRQNREKVELQLDKKAEELAVLNEQIALGTETVEQLTVRFKGINSEGIQLEKRRTELEQLTKLNPEQAIIEVNEKIGLLTEKIEMLELKISLLPVTAELQNEWYGLLKNANAHDLDEIRKLYVKHANVIGTTCVASANKEFMDNYPTFDVVIIDEVSKATPPELLLPMLKGAKIILVGDHHQLPPLVGDATFEETLEQVVKESTTFEEKRELEKLLEESLFERLYNNLPSQNKTMLALQYRMHKNIMSTITPFYENESEQLQCGLEDSDAVRDHFLETSKVTRNHHLLWLDIPNAKPYFEERMKEGSSLFNLAELEQIKQQLLELNAATGQAKAQGLIPQDALKSVGVISFYAEQVKRINRLIEQEISVPHLHIRTGSVDKFQGMEMDVIIVSMVRNHDNERGEIGFAKDYRRLNVALSRARELLIMIGSTEMFTKRPKSAKTRDMYAHVLTTVKEQDGYFAV encoded by the coding sequence ATGGCACCAAAAACAATCGCGAATATTCAAACCCGCTGTCATATTTTATTGACGAATACGGCACGTGAAGCGATGAAGGAGCATGTTCCAGATGAACACGCCTTTTTTAATTTACAGCAATATTTCATTGTCGCGATTGAAAAAGTATCGGTCGATGCAGAGCAAACGCATTTGAGCATCTTTTTCGATAATGATAAAAACGTAAAATTAAAAAATAAATTTGAAGAACGCGTTGTCATTATGGACTGTGTATTTGACCGGAAAAACGGTCTTGTGGCAAAAAGCTTTCGAACACGCGGCAAAGGGACACCGGTTGTCACAAATCGCCGCGCCACAATGAAAATCCACTTCGTTGCATCCCGTATTAGTGGCCATACATACCAGGATCCGTTTCTAAAGGCCATTGATGAACTGCCGATTGCACAGGAACGTTTTGATTATGTCAATAAGAGAATCAGCAGCTGGGAAGGCTATTTAAAAGTTTTAAACAAAAATGCGGACATTGAAGATATTCATGCCCGTTTTTCAAGTGTCACGTTTGATGCCGATTTTTCTCATATGACAGTTCGCATCAACAACCTCGATAAAAAGCAGTGGAAACAGCTGGATGGCCTAAGTGCGCGTTTGCGCGGCTATGTGCAGGAAATCGGGGATGTTGCCAAAATCCGCCGGAACGAGAATACCGTTGAAATTGCGTTAAAACCATATTACAGCAATTTGGCGCGGAGAAATGAGCTGCAGTTCCAATCGGAAGACATCGAATTTTCCAATGCTGCGACGAAATCACAGTTAAAGCGGCTTTTAAAAGGGTTTGAACGTTTAAAAGAAGGATTGGCCGCAAATGCGAACCTCGAAACGATACTATTTGAAGATAAGCCGGTCATTGCCGAGCGCAGAAAAACGGTTCCTCTTAATTTTCATAACCGGCTGAATCCTTACCAACAGCAGGCAGTCGAAGGGGCGATGAGTTCCGAAGATCTGTATGTTATTCAAGGTCCGCCCGGTACTGGTAAAACGACGGTAATTTCGGAAATTTGCTATCAAAATGCAAAAGCAGGTTTGAAAACACTCGTTGCTTCGCAATCAAACTTAGCGGTAGACAATGCATTAAGCCGACTTTTATCGAACAAAGATATCCGGATTTTGCGTTACGGTCGTACAGAAAGCATAGAAGAAGAAGGGAAAAGGTTTATTGAGGAAAATGTTGCAACGTATTGGCAGGAGCAGACATTTGAAGCAATCGGCCATGAAATTTCGCTGCATGAACGAAAAGAGCAGCTTTTAAATAATGAGATCAATGAGGCTCAAAATGAAATTGCTGCGCTTGAACAGAAACAAAAAGAGCTTGAACTTCAAATTGAACAAAAAGAAGCGGCAAAAGCAGAATTGCATATTCTGGCTGAAAAGATTCTGGCATTAAAAAAACAATTGACTGAATGCAAAAAAGAACTGGAAGACAATGAACGCAAGCTGGAGAAACTGCAGGCAACGCAGAGCACAGTAGCCGAAACCGTTGCAAATTTTGAACAGCAAGTAAAAGACGGATTAACTGTCGAGCAATTGACAGAACAAGCACAACAGTTAAAAGAGGCGAGAGAAAACTTCCAGCAGCAACTTACGCAAAGTCATTATAAAGCGCAACTTGATCAATTCCAGCAGCGATTTAATGCTGTTAAAACGAAAATTGAAAAGACCAACGAAACGTCACAGTATGATTTGCTCATTGATAAAATTGCCTCTTTGAAAAAAGTGTATGAAATTGAGGAGTTCATGAGTGAATACAATATTCGCCGGAACTATGCAATGGACCGTTTACTTACAGCGCTTGATCGAATTCAGCCGCAAATGGAGCAGTATAAACCGATTAAAGATGTGAAGGAACGTCTGGAAAAGGCATTGCATTACAGTGAAACGGCGTTAGGTATTCATGTAACACCGGACAGGCTGGATATGGGCCATCATTATACGCTTGAAGAAATTCAGGAGTTTTTGACGAAGCTTAGTATCGCTTTTCGGGACCGTCGCGTAAATGCTCAAAACGGAACCCGCTCCATTCAGGGTGTTCATTTGCGCATGCAATATATCGAGCAGCTGAACAATAAATATATGGATGCGATCCGTGAAACCGTGCTTATTTTCGAAAAGCTGAAAGAGGAAATCATTCTTCAGTTTAAAGAGCAAAATGATGTGAAAGCACAGCATCTTCAGCAGCTGGAAGAAGAGGCAACTACGGTAAAATCCCAAATGGATGCGATCAATGAAAAAATTGATCCATCGATTACGTTGAACCATTCCACGGACGAGCTGGAAGAACTGCTCGCAACAAATGAACTGGATCAGATGAAAACTGAAACACAGCGCCAAAACCGTGAAAAAGTGGAGCTTCAACTGGATAAAAAAGCGGAGGAGCTGGCAGTTTTAAATGAACAGATAGCCCTTGGTACTGAGACTGTCGAACAGTTAACAGTTCGCTTTAAAGGGATCAACAGCGAAGGCATCCAGCTTGAAAAACGCCGGACAGAACTTGAACAGCTGACAAAACTGAACCCTGAGCAGGCGATCATTGAAGTAAACGAAAAGATCGGGCTTCTTACAGAAAAGATCGAGATGCTTGAATTGAAAATCAGTTTGCTTCCGGTGACGGCAGAACTTCAAAACGAATGGTACGGTTTACTGAAAAACGCCAATGCCCATGACTTGGACGAAATCCGCAAATTGTATGTGAAACATGCCAATGTGATCGGGACAACTTGTGTTGCATCGGCAAATAAAGAGTTTATGGACAACTATCCGACATTTGATGTCGTGATTATTGATGAAGTTTCGAAAGCAACACCACCGGAACTGTTACTGCCGATGTTAAAGGGCGCAAAGATCATTTTAGTTGGGGACCATCACCAGTTGCCTCCGCTTGTAGGCGATGCGACATTTGAAGAGACATTGGAGCAAGTTGTGAAGGAAAGTACAACATTTGAAGAAAAACGAGAGCTTGAAAAGTTACTGGAAGAATCATTGTTTGAGCGTCTTTATAACAATTTGCCGTCACAAAATAAAACGATGCTCGCCCTTCAATATCGAATGCATAAAAATATTATGTCAACTATCACACCGTTTTACGAAAATGAATCCGAACAGCTGCAGTGTGGGTTAGAGGATTCGGATGCCGTACGCGATCATTTCCTTGAAACTTCAAAGGTTACACGAAATCACCATTTACTATGGCTTGATATTCCGAATGCCAAGCCGTATTTTGAAGAGCGTATGAAGGAAGGCTCGAGTTTATTCAATTTAGCTGAGCTGGAACAGATTAAACAGCAGCTTCTTGAATTAAATGCCGCAACGGGACAAGCGAAAGCACAAGGGCTGATTCCACAAGACGCATTAAAATCGGTTGGCGTTATTTCATTCTACGCGGAGCAGGTGAAACGTATTAATCGTCTGATCGAACAGGAAATCAGTGTACCGCATTTACACATCCGTACAGGATCCGTCGATAAATTCCAGGGGATGGAGATGGATGTGATTATCGTCAGCATGGTGCGGAATCATGACAATGAACGCGGAGAAATCGGGTTTGCGAAAGATTACCGACGCCTGAATGTTGCATTATCCCGCGCACGGGAACTGCTCATAATGATTGGCAGTACCGAAATGTTTACAAAGCGTCCAAAGAGCGCGAAAACACGGGATATGTATGCCCATGTATTAACGACAGTAAAAGAGCAAGACGGCTATTTTGCTGTGTAG
- a CDS encoding nucleoside-diphosphate sugar epimerase — protein MDLQSTVIQLQKELIQNPSIEIKKQMQYAIPIHTLEVKYHPVMRNAMDILMKMMLISFEKAKLKNVELLAEILLVEPLFIHDLTNKMLRLGMIVKEEEFALTAKGKAQLESGIFEEELEETSYFIQYSPIHEQPLEGDLEEFADLEEFPEPFPTIETEEIEAIEESVLIDFIQQQLSEQPVAEDEVPHYITSVVSTESIQINDIPVLCFLLFDQKENRHFVRVYNTLTRVWDERLETILFTIEKEQL, from the coding sequence ATGGATTTACAAAGTACAGTTATACAGCTGCAGAAAGAACTCATCCAAAATCCGTCCATTGAAATCAAAAAGCAAATGCAATACGCCATTCCGATTCACACATTGGAAGTGAAATATCATCCGGTAATGCGTAATGCCATGGATATTTTAATGAAGATGATGCTCATTTCATTTGAGAAGGCGAAGCTGAAAAATGTGGAGTTATTAGCCGAAATTTTATTGGTGGAACCGTTATTTATTCATGATTTGACGAATAAAATGTTACGACTGGGTATGATTGTGAAGGAAGAGGAATTTGCACTAACTGCAAAGGGTAAGGCTCAGCTGGAATCGGGCATTTTTGAAGAGGAACTTGAAGAAACAAGTTATTTTATTCAATACAGCCCGATCCATGAGCAGCCATTGGAGGGTGACCTGGAGGAATTTGCGGATTTGGAAGAGTTTCCGGAGCCTTTCCCGACAATCGAAACAGAAGAAATCGAAGCAATTGAAGAGAGCGTGCTGATTGATTTCATACAACAGCAACTTTCCGAACAACCGGTGGCGGAAGATGAAGTACCGCACTATATAACGAGTGTTGTTTCGACGGAATCGATCCAGATTAATGATATACCGGTCCTATGTTTTTTACTGTTTGATCAAAAGGAAAACAGGCATTTTGTGCGGGTATACAATACATTGACACGTGTATGGGATGAACGGCTGGAGACAATCTTATTTACTATAGAAAAAGAGCAGCTTTAG
- a CDS encoding AraC family transcriptional regulator, translating to MDTRETLQIILEFIDENITENISPDILAAQAGYSTWHFSRVFQWGTGYSVMNYVRNRRLAFAAHELSSGKRILDISIEYGFETHSGFSKAFRRFYGCSPGTYRLHAHSNRPFPPSLSCTYKYFIGGIVMEPKFVTLPAIKLAGYAIKTTSTGGENSTAIPAFWDDYMSGGRMEQLHSENFIKKHDEYGVCFPEDPTTGEFEYVIGVEPKDGAEIAGEYHVREVPPATYAVFSTPPSDATNFVAAIQGTWNFIFNEWFHKSGYEYAPGCNDFELYDDRCMLDEGKICDIYIPVVKSQ from the coding sequence ATGGACACAAGAGAAACTTTACAGATAATTTTAGAGTTTATTGACGAGAATATCACTGAAAACATTAGTCCGGATATTTTGGCTGCACAAGCTGGCTATTCAACTTGGCATTTCAGTCGAGTATTCCAATGGGGTACCGGATATTCGGTGATGAACTATGTCCGGAACCGCCGCCTTGCGTTTGCTGCACATGAACTTTCATCGGGCAAGCGAATTCTCGATATTTCAATAGAATACGGGTTTGAAACTCACTCTGGATTCAGTAAAGCTTTTCGGCGATTTTACGGCTGTTCACCAGGAACTTACCGTTTACATGCGCACAGTAATCGTCCGTTTCCGCCAAGCCTTTCCTGCACGTACAAATACTTTATCGGAGGAATTGTTATGGAACCTAAATTTGTTACACTACCTGCTATTAAACTTGCGGGTTATGCCATTAAAACGACTTCAACTGGCGGAGAAAACTCAACTGCCATCCCGGCTTTTTGGGACGACTATATGAGTGGCGGAAGAATGGAACAACTTCATTCGGAAAATTTTATTAAAAAACACGATGAATACGGTGTATGCTTTCCGGAAGACCCGACAACCGGAGAATTTGAATATGTAATCGGGGTCGAACCAAAAGACGGTGCTGAAATTGCTGGTGAATACCATGTTCGTGAAGTACCTCCCGCAACTTATGCTGTTTTTTCAACACCTCCTTCTGATGCCACAAACTTTGTAGCTGCTATTCAAGGCACATGGAATTTTATTTTTAATGAATGGTTCCATAAGTCTGGTTACGAATACGCACCAGGTTGTAATGATTTTGAATTGTACGATGACCGTTGTATGCTTGATGAAGGGAAAATTTGTGATATTTATATTCCGGTAGTTAAGTCACAATAA
- a CDS encoding STAS domain-containing protein, which produces MNLRLQKREIENLIHGFIEGEIDSHTAPILKDELDLIVLSDGLIIELDLSKVTYMDSSGLGLLVAFYKKVIKGNTSLKLINPSERMTRMFNITGLSQFVDIEIRKVTSVGV; this is translated from the coding sequence ATGAATTTAAGATTACAAAAGCGGGAAATTGAAAATTTAATACATGGATTTATTGAAGGTGAAATCGATAGTCATACAGCACCAATATTAAAAGATGAACTAGATTTAATTGTTTTGTCAGACGGCTTGATTATAGAATTAGATCTTTCAAAAGTAACTTATATGGATAGTAGTGGTCTTGGTTTACTTGTTGCCTTCTATAAGAAAGTAATTAAAGGAAATACTTCCCTAAAATTGATAAATCCATCTGAAAGAATGACAAGAATGTTTAATATCACTGGCCTTAGTCAGTTTGTGGATATTGAAATAAGAAAAGTCACTAGTGTAGGCGTGTAA
- a CDS encoding L,D-transpeptidase: MAIWIDISTSKHQLKLMNNNNLIKIYPIAVGKILTPTPSGSYTIINKQLNPPAPFGVLWMGLSKPHYGIHGTNNPASIGKNRSHGCIRMFNHDVLELSSRAPIGTKVLIHK, translated from the coding sequence ATGGCGATATGGATAGACATATCCACTTCAAAACACCAATTAAAGTTAATGAATAACAATAATCTTATAAAAATTTACCCGATTGCTGTTGGAAAAATATTGACCCCAACACCTTCCGGATCTTATACGATTATCAATAAACAACTTAATCCTCCTGCACCATTCGGAGTGCTTTGGATGGGATTGTCTAAGCCTCATTATGGTATACACGGAACGAATAATCCGGCTTCAATCGGTAAGAATCGCTCACATGGATGTATTAGAATGTTTAATCACGATGTTCTAGAACTATCATCCAGAGCACCCATTGGTACGAAAGTTTTGATTCATAAGTAG
- a CDS encoding LysR family transcriptional regulator — MDLRQLRYFKEIVDQGSISKAAEVLHMAQPPLSMLLKQIETRYGTPLIKRYRQKWEITEAGEMLYNHATHMLNQMAMFDVKMDYMMQGEVGQLRVGVSSSCIHLIGDVIRQFSQSYPKVELQIFKGDSEKIEQMLFNNEIDIAVILAPENSEQYEEFSLTPSPFALAVPKKWSNEIDLDVVSIQNLMKFPFISLEAMEGYSMLENIIFYLKEKNISLNIVAKCKDITIAQYLVAKEVGISILPKIQLGYVDGIYFVDLPELEIAIQPKLFYKQEATFSPICRNFIALFKSSN; from the coding sequence TTGGATTTACGTCAATTACGCTATTTTAAAGAAATAGTTGATCAGGGAAGCATTTCAAAGGCTGCCGAAGTATTACATATGGCACAGCCACCATTAAGTATGTTATTAAAACAAATTGAAACACGCTACGGTACACCATTAATTAAGCGATATCGTCAAAAATGGGAGATTACTGAAGCTGGAGAAATGCTATATAATCATGCAACTCATATGCTTAATCAAATGGCAATGTTTGACGTGAAAATGGATTATATGATGCAAGGGGAAGTGGGTCAATTACGTGTAGGGGTTTCTTCAAGCTGTATACATTTAATAGGAGATGTCATACGGCAATTTTCTCAAAGCTACCCTAAAGTAGAATTACAAATTTTCAAAGGGGATTCCGAAAAAATAGAACAAATGTTATTTAATAATGAAATAGATATAGCTGTTATTTTAGCACCGGAAAATAGTGAACAGTATGAAGAATTCTCCTTAACACCTAGTCCTTTTGCATTGGCTGTACCAAAGAAATGGTCCAATGAGATTGATCTAGATGTGGTATCGATACAAAACTTAATGAAGTTCCCGTTTATTTCGTTAGAAGCTATGGAAGGGTATTCGATGTTAGAAAATATTATATTTTATCTCAAAGAAAAGAACATTTCCTTAAATATTGTTGCTAAATGTAAAGATATTACGATTGCCCAGTATTTAGTCGCTAAAGAAGTAGGAATCAGTATATTACCTAAAATTCAACTAGGGTATGTGGATGGAATTTATTTTGTTGATTTACCTGAATTAGAAATTGCGATTCAACCGAAATTATTTTATAAGCAAGAAGCGACATTCTCCCCTATTTGCAGGAATTTTATTGCTTTATTTAAATCAAGTAATTAA
- a CDS encoding GNAT family N-acetyltransferase encodes MAYLYAIVVHANMGSARILEKNGYESEGRLKDHYFIEDKYYDALLFGKITNLET; translated from the coding sequence TTGGCATATCTATATGCTATTGTAGTGCATGCCAATATGGGCTCTGCACGGATACTTGAAAAGAACGGGTATGAATCAGAAGGACGATTAAAAGACCACTATTTTATAGAGGATAAGTATTATGATGCATTACTATTCGGCAAAATTACTAACCTGGAAACTTAG